One Brockia lithotrophica DNA segment encodes these proteins:
- a CDS encoding DNA-directed RNA polymerase beta subunit, whose amino-acid sequence MAGKWVTYGRRTRRTYSRLPEVLELPNLIEIQRASYEWFLKEGLLELFREISPIQDFTGTLQLEFLDYTLGEPKYSVEECKDRDQTYAAPLRARVRLINLQTGEVKEQEVFMGDLPLMTETGTFIINGAERVIVSQLVRSPSVYFSEQVDKNGKRTYGATVIPNRGAWLEFEGDFRDVLYTRVDRTRKLPVTILLRALGFSTSYEIVNLFGDDVLLANTLDKDNVDSAERALVEIYERLRPGEPPTAENARALLVSRFFDPRRYDLAPVGRYKINKKLSLKNRLLGLRLAENLVDPETGELLAEEGRTIDRRLLDRLIPYFDRGLGEKVYRLSAPLGEEREVRVQEVLVYSRTQEGKIVKVIGNGRIPEDVRVLTLADIVASVNYLIGLYHGIGTTDDIDHLGNRRVRAVGELLQGQFRVGLARMERVIRERMSIQDNEGATPASLINIRPVIAAIKEFFGSSQLSQFMDQTNPLAELTNKRRLSALGPGGLTRERAGFEVRDVHPSHYGRMCPIETPEGPNIGLINTLATYARINKYGFLETPYRRVDPETRRVTDEIVYLTADEEELYTIAQANAPVEEDGHLKDTLIAARRAGEIVTVPPDQIDFIDVSPKQLVSVSTACIPFLENDDANRALMGANMQRQAVPLLVPEAPRVATGIEHRVALDSGVLVVARHDGIVEKVTAREIHVRRIEVRDGEEVLGDVDIYRLVKFRRSNQGTTLNQRPIVRRGDRVKKGDILADGPSTEQGELALGRNVLVAFLPWEGYNYEDAILLSERLVKEDIFTSIHIEEYEIEARETKLGPEEITRDIPNVGEDALRNLDERGIVRIGAEVKDGDILVGKVTPKGMTELTAEERLLHAIFGEKAREVRDTSLRVPHGGAGIVVDVKVFRREDGDELPPGVNMAVRVYVAQKRKISVGDKMAGRHGNKGVVSRILPVEDMPFLPDGTPVDIVLNPLGVPSRMNIGQILETHLGWAAEKLGIWVATPVFDGANEYDIWETLREAGLPEDGKTVLYDGRTGEPFDNRVTVGVIYMLKLIHLVDDKIHARSTGPYSLVTQQPLGGKAQFGGQRFGEMEVWALEAYGAAHTLQELLTVKSDDVVGRVKTYEAIVKGENIPEPTVPESFKVLVKELQSLALDVRILDHEGKDVVLREDLLDEETRYEKALFFPLTVTPESGHE is encoded by the coding sequence TTGGCGGGGAAGTGGGTCACCTACGGCCGTAGGACCCGGCGGACGTACTCGCGCCTGCCCGAAGTGCTCGAGCTTCCGAACCTCATCGAGATCCAACGCGCGTCCTACGAGTGGTTCCTTAAGGAGGGCCTTCTTGAGCTTTTTCGGGAGATCTCCCCGATTCAGGACTTCACGGGGACCCTCCAGCTCGAGTTCCTCGACTACACGCTCGGGGAGCCGAAGTACTCGGTCGAGGAGTGCAAGGATCGCGACCAGACGTACGCCGCCCCCCTGCGCGCTCGCGTACGCCTCATCAACCTCCAGACGGGGGAAGTCAAGGAGCAGGAGGTCTTCATGGGCGACCTCCCGCTCATGACGGAGACGGGGACGTTCATCATCAACGGGGCGGAACGGGTGATCGTGAGCCAGCTCGTGCGCTCACCCAGCGTGTACTTCTCCGAGCAGGTAGACAAAAACGGGAAGCGCACATATGGAGCTACCGTGATCCCTAACCGCGGGGCTTGGCTCGAGTTTGAGGGGGACTTCCGGGACGTCCTCTACACGCGCGTGGATCGCACGCGCAAACTCCCGGTGACGATCCTCCTGCGCGCTTTGGGCTTTTCCACCTCCTACGAGATCGTCAACCTCTTTGGGGACGACGTCCTCCTCGCGAACACCCTCGACAAGGACAACGTGGACAGCGCCGAGCGGGCGCTCGTGGAGATCTACGAACGTTTGCGGCCGGGAGAGCCGCCCACGGCGGAAAACGCCCGGGCTCTCCTCGTGAGCCGCTTCTTCGATCCGCGGCGCTACGACCTCGCTCCGGTCGGCCGATACAAGATCAACAAGAAGCTCTCCTTAAAGAACCGCCTGCTGGGGCTCCGCCTCGCAGAAAACCTCGTGGATCCGGAGACCGGCGAGCTCCTGGCGGAAGAAGGTCGGACGATTGACCGCCGTCTCCTCGACCGCCTGATCCCCTACTTCGACCGCGGCTTGGGCGAGAAGGTATACCGCCTGAGCGCCCCCTTGGGGGAAGAGCGGGAAGTGCGGGTTCAGGAGGTGCTCGTCTACTCGCGCACGCAGGAAGGGAAGATCGTCAAGGTCATCGGGAACGGGCGGATCCCCGAGGACGTCAGGGTACTCACGCTGGCAGACATCGTGGCTTCCGTGAACTACCTGATAGGATTGTACCACGGAATCGGTACGACGGACGACATCGACCATCTGGGGAATCGGCGCGTGCGCGCCGTGGGCGAGCTCCTGCAGGGGCAGTTTCGCGTCGGGCTCGCGCGCATGGAGCGCGTGATCCGCGAGCGCATGAGCATCCAGGACAACGAGGGGGCTACGCCGGCGAGCTTGATCAACATCCGCCCCGTCATTGCCGCGATCAAGGAGTTCTTCGGTTCGAGTCAGCTTTCCCAGTTCATGGACCAGACGAATCCCTTGGCGGAACTTACGAACAAGCGGCGCCTGTCCGCCCTCGGTCCAGGGGGTCTTACGCGGGAGCGGGCGGGCTTCGAGGTGCGCGACGTCCACCCCTCGCACTACGGACGGATGTGCCCCATCGAGACGCCGGAAGGTCCCAACATCGGGCTCATCAATACCCTCGCCACGTACGCGCGGATCAACAAGTACGGGTTCCTCGAGACCCCGTACCGCCGCGTCGATCCGGAGACGCGGCGCGTGACGGACGAGATCGTCTACCTCACGGCGGACGAAGAGGAGCTTTACACGATCGCCCAGGCCAACGCCCCCGTAGAGGAAGACGGGCACCTCAAGGACACGCTCATCGCGGCGCGGCGGGCGGGTGAAATCGTCACCGTCCCTCCGGATCAGATCGATTTCATCGACGTTTCTCCTAAGCAGCTCGTTTCCGTCTCTACGGCGTGCATCCCCTTCCTCGAAAACGACGACGCCAATCGCGCCCTCATGGGCGCGAACATGCAGCGCCAGGCGGTGCCCCTCCTCGTACCCGAAGCGCCGCGCGTCGCTACGGGCATCGAGCACCGTGTCGCCCTGGACTCCGGCGTCCTCGTCGTCGCGCGTCACGACGGCATCGTGGAGAAGGTCACGGCGCGGGAGATCCACGTTCGGCGGATCGAGGTCCGGGACGGAGAAGAAGTCCTCGGCGACGTGGACATCTACCGGCTTGTAAAGTTCCGGCGTTCCAACCAAGGGACCACGTTGAACCAGCGTCCCATCGTGCGCCGGGGCGACCGCGTGAAGAAGGGAGACATTCTCGCCGACGGTCCGTCTACGGAGCAAGGGGAGCTCGCGCTCGGGCGCAACGTGCTCGTCGCGTTCCTCCCTTGGGAAGGGTACAACTACGAAGACGCGATCCTCTTGAGCGAACGCCTTGTCAAGGAAGACATCTTTACTTCCATCCACATCGAAGAGTACGAGATCGAGGCGCGGGAGACGAAGCTCGGTCCCGAGGAGATCACCCGCGACATTCCCAACGTCGGGGAAGACGCCCTGCGCAACCTGGACGAACGGGGCATCGTTCGCATCGGGGCGGAAGTGAAGGACGGCGACATCTTGGTCGGGAAGGTCACGCCCAAGGGGATGACGGAGCTCACCGCCGAAGAGCGACTCTTGCACGCGATCTTCGGGGAGAAGGCGCGCGAGGTTCGCGACACGTCCCTCCGCGTCCCCCACGGAGGAGCGGGGATCGTCGTCGACGTCAAGGTCTTCCGCCGCGAGGACGGCGACGAACTGCCCCCCGGGGTGAACATGGCCGTGCGCGTCTACGTCGCCCAAAAGCGCAAGATCTCCGTCGGCGACAAGATGGCGGGCCGCCACGGAAACAAGGGCGTCGTCTCTCGAATTCTCCCCGTAGAAGATATGCCCTTTTTGCCCGACGGGACGCCCGTGGACATCGTCCTCAACCCCCTGGGCGTTCCCTCGCGGATGAACATCGGGCAGATCCTCGAGACGCACCTCGGTTGGGCGGCGGAAAAGCTTGGAATCTGGGTGGCCACGCCCGTCTTCGACGGAGCGAACGAGTACGACATCTGGGAGACGTTGCGCGAGGCGGGGCTTCCGGAGGATGGGAAGACCGTGCTCTACGACGGGCGCACGGGGGAGCCTTTCGACAACCGGGTGACCGTGGGCGTGATCTACATGCTCAAGCTCATCCACCTCGTCGACGACAAGATCCACGCTCGCTCCACGGGGCCGTACTCCCTCGTCACGCAACAGCCCCTAGGCGGGAAGGCGCAGTTCGGCGGCCAGCGGTTCGGGGAGATGGAGGTGTGGGCCCTCGAAGCCTACGGCGCAGCGCACACGTTGCAGGAGCTTCTCACGGTGAAGTCCGACGACGTCGTGGGCCGCGTCAAGACGTACGAGGCGATCGTAAAGGGGGAAAACATTCCCGAACCTACGGTTCCCGAGTCGTTCAAGGTGCTCGTCAAGGAACTGCAGAGCCTGGCTCTCGACGTGCGGATCCTCGACCACGAGGGAAAGGATGTCGTCCTGCGCGAGGATCTCCTGGACGAGGAGACGCGCTACGAGAAGGCTCTCTTCTTCCCGCTTACGGTGACGCCGGAATCCGGGCACGAGTGA